From the genome of Desulfobaculum xiamenense, one region includes:
- a CDS encoding chemotaxis protein CheW produces the protein MAETQKKQDAELMQLVTFSIGEEEFGVDILKVQEIIRTMEITKVPKAPMFVEGVINLRGNVIPIIDLRRRFGLQTREHDKHTRIIVIEINNMIVGFIVDSVSEVLRIPSNTVEPPPPVVSGLESEYISGVGKLEDRLLILLDLDRLLSNEEQNVLSQV, from the coding sequence ATGGCCGAGACCCAGAAGAAGCAGGATGCCGAACTCATGCAGCTGGTGACATTCAGCATCGGCGAAGAAGAGTTCGGTGTCGACATTCTCAAGGTGCAGGAAATCATCCGCACCATGGAGATCACGAAGGTGCCCAAGGCTCCCATGTTTGTGGAGGGCGTGATCAACCTTCGTGGCAACGTCATTCCCATCATCGACTTGCGCAGGCGCTTTGGCTTGCAGACACGCGAGCACGACAAGCATACACGGATCATCGTTATCGAAATCAACAACATGATCGTTGGTTTCATCGTCGATTCCGTGTCCGAGGTGCTCAGAATTCCTTCGAACACGGTCGAGCCGCCGCCGCCGGTCGTTTCGGGCCTTGAGTCCGAATACATCAGCGGCGTGGGCAAGCTTGAAGACAGGCTGCTCATCCTCCTCGATCTCGACCGCCTGCTCTCCAACGAAGAGCAGAACGTCCTGTCGCAGGTCTAG
- the mfd gene encoding transcription-repair coupling factor, with amino-acid sequence MIFPAELREFALDGRSAGADGLPLSRRVYKSGPGTQAAIAAGLLSRGQSVVMVVPGARELVQMQALLGLLTHGSGPFGGSRWIAFPPYPAKSTDPGRWANRWAALYSLATGDGPRGVLITVDNLLPKWPPRRILTSCHLTLTKGEEVLSEVLLEQCASWGYERTAMVTRPGEMAMRGDILDIFAPGYPRPLRFEFFGDTLDDIRLFDPVSQRSSDDLAEAVLLPASPAVLTEDECRAARARWERLRGIGELDRAAEQHFLRLLDEGKGSIRPGMFYDDAATLDEWLPRDAAWVLCGAGRLRTRLEEVEWEWTEALDEEAERQGWRRPRNVLVQKAETARRAWQERPQIHFEDLTIGEKRDGVDLPEKSYTAFEELFWKPEDRNRPWQALMAALKVWARERPQVVLSFRTAQSRKKFLALAEQDGVHPSLEYVADARGLFALVSPFRQGIELGWCGALLLGEDVIQPTRERAVLPGAGDFKGLSTYEDLAEDDLLVHREWGLGRFGGLHRLNLGNVNNDYLLLFYAGDDKLYLPVDRLDVIQRYKGPEGATPALDKLGGTGWARAKDRARTAIEKIARELVEMYAWRKVAKGRAYTPVDDMYTEFEASFGFEETPDQETAIRDVLEDMERPEPMDRLVCGDVGFGKTEIAMRAAFRAALDGRQVAILCPTTVLAEQHYQNFKRRMEGFPVTVGLLSRFVPKPRQKTVLAAAARAEIDILIGTHRLLSEDVHLPNLGLLVLDEEQRFGVKHKERLKQMRKEIDVLALTATPIPRTLQLSISGIRSLSVMETPPVDRKPVQTSILEREQGVLRTIVRRELERKGQVFWVHNRVSSLPRVVEYVQQLVPEARVGMAHGQMRERELEDTIHGFWHGEIDVLVCTAIVESGLDFPRANTLVVDQAQLFGLGQLYQLRGRVGRSSTQAYAYFVVPSLDRLPEKTRKRLQVILDMDYLGAGFQIAMEDLRLRGAGNILGEVQSGSMAKVGLDMFLEMLEEEIRSLKGEELRRDTSPELNILFEAHIPEDYMPDARERLRYYKALSTAASDRALEELSGEIRDRFGAIPLQLSQFLAVLRLKRLLGRLQVVRADLFEGRIVLSFAENATAVDPERIVGWLQQHPSVARMMPPAKLELRVSAEGGVCAAIDAIERELTALLPADKTA; translated from the coding sequence TTGATCTTTCCCGCTGAATTGAGGGAGTTCGCCCTCGACGGACGGTCCGCCGGGGCCGACGGACTCCCGCTGTCCCGCCGCGTGTACAAGTCCGGCCCCGGAACGCAGGCGGCCATTGCCGCCGGGCTGCTTTCCCGCGGTCAGAGCGTCGTGATGGTCGTGCCCGGTGCCCGCGAACTGGTGCAGATGCAGGCGCTTCTGGGGCTTCTGACCCATGGCTCCGGTCCCTTCGGCGGTTCGCGCTGGATCGCCTTTCCTCCGTACCCCGCCAAGTCCACGGACCCCGGCCGCTGGGCCAACCGTTGGGCCGCGCTGTATTCCCTCGCCACAGGCGACGGGCCGCGCGGCGTGCTCATCACCGTGGACAATCTTTTGCCGAAGTGGCCGCCGCGGCGCATCCTGACCTCGTGTCACCTCACGCTGACCAAGGGCGAGGAGGTGCTTTCCGAGGTGCTTCTGGAGCAGTGCGCCAGCTGGGGCTATGAGCGGACCGCCATGGTCACCCGCCCCGGCGAGATGGCCATGCGCGGCGACATTCTCGATATTTTCGCGCCCGGCTATCCCCGCCCTCTGCGTTTCGAATTCTTTGGCGACACCCTCGACGACATCCGGCTGTTTGATCCCGTGAGTCAGCGCTCCAGCGACGACCTCGCCGAAGCGGTGCTTCTGCCCGCGTCGCCCGCCGTGCTGACCGAGGACGAATGCCGGGCCGCCCGCGCCCGCTGGGAGCGCCTGCGCGGCATCGGCGAGTTGGACCGCGCCGCCGAACAGCATTTCCTGCGCCTGCTCGACGAGGGCAAGGGCTCCATCCGTCCCGGAATGTTCTACGACGACGCGGCCACCCTCGACGAATGGCTTCCGCGCGACGCGGCATGGGTGCTGTGCGGTGCGGGCCGTCTGCGAACCCGGTTGGAAGAGGTCGAGTGGGAGTGGACCGAGGCGCTCGACGAGGAAGCCGAGCGTCAGGGCTGGCGGCGTCCGCGCAACGTGCTGGTGCAGAAGGCCGAAACGGCGCGCCGCGCGTGGCAGGAGCGTCCGCAGATACATTTCGAGGACCTCACCATCGGCGAGAAGCGCGACGGCGTGGACCTGCCGGAAAAAAGCTACACGGCCTTCGAGGAACTGTTCTGGAAGCCGGAGGATCGCAACCGGCCGTGGCAGGCGCTCATGGCCGCGCTCAAGGTCTGGGCGCGGGAGCGTCCGCAGGTGGTGCTGTCCTTCCGCACGGCCCAGTCGCGCAAGAAATTTCTGGCCCTTGCCGAGCAGGACGGCGTGCATCCTTCATTGGAATATGTCGCCGATGCGCGGGGGCTGTTCGCGCTTGTCTCGCCATTTAGGCAGGGTATCGAGCTTGGATGGTGCGGTGCGCTCCTCCTTGGCGAGGACGTCATCCAGCCCACTCGCGAGCGGGCCGTTTTGCCCGGTGCGGGCGATTTCAAGGGCCTTTCGACCTACGAGGACCTTGCCGAGGACGACCTGCTCGTGCATCGCGAGTGGGGCCTTGGGCGCTTTGGTGGCCTGCATCGCCTGAACCTTGGCAATGTGAACAACGACTACCTTCTGCTGTTTTACGCCGGTGACGACAAGCTCTATCTGCCCGTGGACCGTCTGGACGTGATCCAGCGTTACAAGGGACCGGAAGGGGCGACGCCCGCCCTCGACAAGCTGGGCGGAACGGGCTGGGCCAGAGCCAAGGACCGCGCCCGCACCGCCATCGAGAAGATCGCGCGGGAACTCGTGGAGATGTACGCGTGGCGCAAGGTGGCCAAGGGCCGCGCCTATACGCCGGTGGACGACATGTACACGGAGTTCGAGGCATCCTTCGGCTTCGAGGAGACGCCCGATCAGGAAACCGCCATTCGCGACGTATTGGAGGACATGGAGCGCCCCGAACCGATGGACCGCCTCGTCTGCGGCGACGTGGGTTTCGGCAAGACCGAGATCGCCATGCGTGCGGCGTTTCGCGCCGCGCTGGACGGGCGACAGGTGGCCATTCTGTGTCCGACCACGGTGCTGGCCGAGCAGCACTACCAGAATTTCAAGCGGCGCATGGAGGGATTTCCCGTCACTGTCGGCCTCTTGAGCCGTTTCGTGCCCAAGCCCCGCCAGAAGACAGTGCTCGCGGCGGCGGCGCGCGCCGAGATCGACATCCTCATTGGTACGCATCGGCTGCTGTCCGAGGACGTGCACCTGCCGAATCTCGGGTTGCTCGTGCTTGACGAGGAACAGCGCTTCGGCGTGAAGCACAAGGAACGTCTCAAGCAGATGCGCAAGGAGATTGACGTCCTCGCGCTGACGGCGACGCCCATTCCGCGCACGTTGCAACTGTCCATCTCGGGCATCCGCAGCTTGAGCGTCATGGAGACGCCGCCGGTGGACCGCAAGCCCGTGCAGACGTCCATCCTCGAACGCGAGCAGGGCGTTTTGCGGACCATTGTCCGGCGCGAATTGGAACGCAAGGGACAGGTTTTCTGGGTTCACAACCGCGTGAGCAGCCTGCCCCGCGTGGTGGAGTATGTGCAGCAGCTTGTGCCCGAGGCGCGCGTGGGCATGGCCCACGGCCAGATGCGCGAGCGGGAGCTGGAGGACACCATCCACGGCTTCTGGCACGGCGAGATTGACGTGCTGGTGTGCACGGCCATTGTCGAGTCGGGTCTCGATTTCCCCCGCGCCAATACGCTGGTGGTCGATCAGGCGCAGCTTTTCGGTCTCGGCCAGCTCTATCAGTTGCGCGGCCGTGTGGGCCGCAGTTCCACGCAGGCCTATGCCTATTTCGTGGTCCCGTCGTTGGACAGGCTCCCCGAGAAGACGCGCAAGCGGCTTCAGGTCATTCTGGATATGGACTACCTCGGCGCTGGCTTCCAGATCGCCATGGAGGATCTGCGTCTGCGCGGCGCGGGCAACATCCTCGGCGAGGTGCAGTCCGGCAGTATGGCCAAGGTGGGCCTCGACATGTTCCTTGAGATGCTGGAGGAGGAAATCCGCAGCCTCAAGGGTGAGGAACTGCGGCGCGACACCAGCCCCGAACTGAACATCCTCTTCGAGGCGCATATCCCCGAGGACTACATGCCCGACGCGCGCGAGCGCCTGCGCTACTACAAGGCGCTGTCCACGGCGGCGTCCGACAGGGCGCTGGAGGAGCTTTCCGGCGAGATTCGCGACCGCTTCGGCGCGATACCTCTGCAACTCTCGCAGTTTCTCGCCGTGCTCCGGCTCAAGCGTCTGCTTGGGCGGTTGCAGGTGGTGCGCGCTGATCTCTTCGAGGGGCGCATCGTGCTGTCATTCGCCGAGAATGCGACGGCCGTCGATCCGGAACGCATTGTCGGCTGGTTGCAGCAGCATCCTTCCGTCGCCCGCATGATGCCGCCAGCAAAGCTCGAACTGCGCGTCTCTGCCGAGGGCGGAGTGTGCGCTGCCATTGATGCCATCGAAAGGGAATTGACCGCGCTTCTGCCTGCGGATAAGACTGCATGA
- a CDS encoding peptidylprolyl isomerase, producing MNKRYLSAIIALFLCLQLGACGGNAEEDGVVARVNGRPITLDRLELKYDFMHLDSSFDASPTVAGLKNDYGRLLGDLIVQELVEQELEKRGLSVTSEELTAAEDEVRADYPGDTFEQVLVEEYIDIRYWRQELRARLGIEKFFGEVLRPRITIGYEEAEAYYKDHINEFYLPPRLHIHLVSGPSRDAVQSAVDLYRKEGNVEAIAGKFEQVVVRELRVREDRLTIAWKNALKNLAPGQTTPVMTGEADFQSIIFMERSPAKVLDPSRAYPVVEKVLVERKLREAFDAWLDDALAHATVQVSPLLRPADEDGAPAEEEPAEPVAR from the coding sequence ATGAACAAAAGATATCTTTCCGCGATTATCGCGCTGTTTCTCTGTCTGCAGCTTGGCGCATGTGGTGGCAATGCCGAGGAGGATGGAGTCGTCGCGCGCGTCAATGGTCGGCCTATCACGTTGGACAGGCTGGAGCTGAAGTACGACTTCATGCATCTGGACTCGTCCTTCGACGCGTCGCCCACCGTGGCGGGGCTGAAGAACGATTACGGTCGGCTTCTGGGCGACCTCATCGTGCAGGAACTGGTGGAGCAGGAGCTTGAAAAGCGCGGTCTCTCCGTGACGTCCGAGGAGCTTACCGCTGCCGAGGACGAAGTCCGCGCGGACTACCCCGGCGATACCTTCGAGCAGGTGCTGGTGGAGGAGTACATCGACATCCGCTACTGGCGTCAGGAACTGCGCGCCCGGCTGGGCATCGAGAAGTTCTTCGGTGAGGTGCTGCGCCCGCGTATCACCATCGGCTACGAGGAGGCCGAGGCCTACTACAAGGACCACATCAACGAATTCTATCTGCCGCCCCGCCTGCATATCCACCTTGTGAGCGGCCCCAGCCGCGACGCCGTGCAGTCCGCCGTGGACCTTTACCGCAAGGAGGGGAACGTGGAGGCCATCGCTGGCAAGTTTGAGCAGGTGGTCGTGCGCGAATTGCGCGTGCGCGAGGATCGGCTGACCATCGCGTGGAAGAACGCCCTCAAGAATCTCGCCCCCGGGCAGACGACCCCCGTCATGACCGGAGAGGCGGATTTCCAGAGTATTATCTTCATGGAGCGCAGCCCGGCCAAGGTGCTTGATCCGTCCCGCGCCTATCCCGTTGTGGAGAAGGTGCTGGTGGAGCGCAAGCTGCGTGAGGCCTTCGACGCATGGCTCGACGACGCGCTGGCGCATGCCACGGTTCAGGTCAGCCCGCTCTTGCGCCCAGCCGATGAGGATGGCGCGCCGGCGGAGGAAGAGCCTGCCGAACCCGTTGCCCGGTAA
- a CDS encoding SurA N-terminal domain-containing protein encodes MNRLCRYILTVCCVLLLAPAAWGGQVVDRVVGVVNGDIITLFELNERVKPILERFRGRELTEADKTAILGLKRKMLDGMINNILIRQEVARLGIDVSDVELENEVDSYKKRAQMTEEDFARQLKLEGLTRDEFKNRLKDDILRHKLLGFMVKRKVAVTKEDVARYYEANSFEFRDDSEVDLSLIICGPETNAAELRERIARGEISFADAADLYTRGPGVGQGGRIGAMAWNDLAGDWHDALAGVGPGEMTQPFVVQGHEALLFVNEAEEGGTTPLEKVESRIYDKLFQERLEQRFQEYIDNLKANALIEIKL; translated from the coding sequence TTGAATCGTCTTTGCCGATATATCCTTACCGTCTGCTGTGTCCTGCTTCTTGCTCCCGCCGCCTGGGGCGGGCAGGTCGTCGATCGCGTCGTCGGCGTGGTCAATGGCGACATCATTACCCTTTTCGAACTCAACGAGCGGGTGAAGCCCATCCTCGAACGCTTCCGTGGGCGCGAGCTCACCGAGGCCGACAAGACCGCCATCCTTGGGCTCAAGCGCAAGATGCTCGATGGAATGATCAACAACATTCTCATCCGGCAGGAAGTCGCCCGCCTCGGCATCGACGTCTCCGACGTGGAGCTGGAAAATGAGGTGGACAGCTACAAGAAGCGCGCCCAAATGACCGAAGAGGACTTCGCCCGTCAGCTTAAGCTGGAGGGCCTGACCCGCGACGAATTCAAGAATCGCCTCAAGGACGACATCCTGCGCCATAAGCTTCTTGGCTTCATGGTCAAGCGCAAGGTGGCCGTGACCAAGGAGGACGTGGCGCGCTACTACGAGGCCAACAGCTTCGAGTTCCGCGACGACAGCGAAGTCGATCTGAGCCTCATCATCTGCGGTCCCGAAACCAATGCCGCCGAACTGCGCGAGCGCATCGCCCGTGGCGAGATTTCCTTCGCCGACGCGGCGGACCTCTACACGCGCGGACCGGGCGTGGGACAGGGCGGTCGCATCGGTGCCATGGCTTGGAACGACCTTGCGGGCGACTGGCACGATGCCCTCGCGGGTGTCGGTCCCGGCGAGATGACCCAGCCCTTCGTGGTGCAGGGCCACGAGGCGCTGCTTTTTGTCAACGAGGCCGAAGAGGGCGGAACCACTCCGCTCGAAAAGGTCGAAAGCCGCATCTACGACAAGCTTTTCCAGGAGCGCCTCGAACAGCGCTTCCAGGAATATATCGACAATCTGAAGGCTAACGCACTCATCGAGATCAAGCTCTAG
- a CDS encoding helix-turn-helix domain-containing protein has translation MNLQELGDLFRQERERQGLTIDVVVEKTRISKINVQAIESGQSDLLPHPVYAKGFVKNYARLLGLDPDKLAAVMAMEYTIEEEIPVEESPREQMVLSRGRGGFDSLRRRRMNLVILVLAVLAIVGGLVAYSFLSASPDKAAAPVEMIGGQGGESTPEEAAAPAEEHAAMAPADEDGAPVVDAAAEAVAPVAQDEPAAATEAPAEAQPAVAQTPAAEAPREEAPVAAAVHAPQRVDVHATTGVCWLLAKVDGGDEHGGVTVDVTLQPGQSKLIRFDKTMTLKLGNAGAVSLRLNDKPYALDAKQGQVRTLSFSAE, from the coding sequence ATGAATTTGCAGGAACTGGGCGACCTGTTTCGACAGGAGCGGGAACGTCAGGGGCTGACCATCGACGTGGTGGTCGAAAAGACCCGAATCAGCAAGATCAATGTGCAGGCAATCGAGAGCGGGCAGTCCGATCTGCTCCCGCATCCGGTCTATGCCAAGGGGTTCGTGAAGAACTATGCCCGGCTTCTCGGGCTGGACCCCGACAAGCTCGCCGCCGTCATGGCCATGGAATACACCATTGAGGAAGAGATTCCCGTCGAGGAATCCCCCCGTGAGCAGATGGTTCTGTCACGCGGCAGGGGTGGCTTCGATTCGCTGCGCAGGCGCAGGATGAATCTCGTGATCCTCGTGCTGGCCGTACTGGCTATCGTGGGCGGACTGGTGGCGTATTCGTTCCTGTCCGCCTCGCCGGATAAGGCCGCAGCGCCGGTGGAAATGATCGGCGGACAGGGCGGGGAATCCACGCCCGAAGAGGCTGCCGCTCCCGCCGAGGAGCACGCGGCCATGGCTCCGGCCGATGAGGATGGCGCTCCCGTGGTCGATGCGGCCGCCGAAGCCGTCGCGCCCGTCGCACAGGACGAGCCTGCCGCCGCGACCGAGGCTCCCGCCGAAGCGCAGCCCGCCGTGGCGCAGACGCCCGCTGCCGAGGCTCCGCGCGAAGAGGCTCCCGTGGCTGCCGCAGTCCATGCCCCGCAACGCGTGGATGTGCACGCCACCACCGGTGTCTGCTGGCTTCTGGCCAAGGTGGACGGCGGTGACGAGCATGGCGGCGTGACCGTGGACGTGACCCTTCAGCCCGGCCAGTCCAAGCTCATTCGCTTCGACAAGACCATGACGCTCAAGCTCGGCAACGCCGGGGCCGTGTCTTTGCGGCTCAACGACAAGCCGTACGCCCTCGACGCGAAGCAGGGTCAGGTTCGCACCCTGAGCTTCTCCGCCGAGTAG
- the recO gene encoding DNA repair protein RecO, whose protein sequence is MQDFTEKAIILRVGRFREADLWLRLFTPHRGLLTAFAFGGSRSRRRFVGCLDPLNLVLFGFSRSRTGNYLSLTEGTLLDGRPGLRGNASRLGIAANCVKFFEAVHVEPEGSVRSFNLLEESLEAVERCPDLSPMFPVFFRLRTAFEQGYGPSLDTCSRCGKVLKTSVAPLLLIEEGRISCEACATEHGWRIPLNAGSLAVLDRVRRESPRQWCSLVPDAADRRRLFDVADGFMRWHLGLRWEDGRFLKT, encoded by the coding sequence GTGCAGGATTTTACGGAAAAGGCCATCATCCTGAGGGTGGGGCGCTTCCGGGAGGCCGACCTCTGGCTTCGCCTCTTCACGCCCCACCGAGGCCTGCTCACCGCATTCGCTTTTGGAGGCAGCCGCAGCCGCAGACGGTTCGTCGGCTGCCTCGATCCCCTCAATCTCGTCCTCTTCGGCTTTTCCAGAAGCCGTACCGGCAATTATCTTTCCCTCACCGAAGGCACACTTCTCGACGGACGTCCCGGACTGCGCGGTAACGCCTCGCGGCTCGGCATCGCCGCTAACTGCGTAAAATTCTTCGAGGCCGTCCACGTGGAGCCGGAGGGCTCCGTACGCAGTTTCAACCTGCTGGAGGAGTCCCTCGAAGCCGTGGAGCGCTGCCCGGACCTCTCGCCCATGTTTCCGGTTTTTTTCCGGCTGCGGACGGCGTTCGAGCAGGGCTACGGGCCGTCTCTGGACACTTGCTCTCGCTGCGGAAAAGTCTTAAAGACTTCGGTTGCTCCATTGCTCCTGATCGAGGAGGGCCGGATATCGTGCGAAGCGTGCGCGACAGAACACGGCTGGAGGATTCCCTTGAACGCCGGTTCGTTGGCCGTTCTCGACAGGGTCCGCCGCGAAAGCCCCCGTCAGTGGTGCTCTCTGGTTCCCGATGCCGCGGATCGTCGCCGTCTTTTTGACGTTGCGGACGGTTTTATGCGTTGGCATCTTGGGTTACGGTGGGAGGATGGACGCTTCCTCAAGACATGA
- the glyQ gene encoding glycine--tRNA ligase subunit alpha, producing the protein MHFQDVVLALQKYWSDRGCVIQQPYDIETGAGTFNPATFLRAIGPEPWRVAYVEPSRRPTDGRYGENPNRLQLFYQFQVLLKPSPDNVQELYLDSLRALGIDPAEHDIRFVEDNWESPTLGAWGLGWEVWLNGMEISQFTYFQQVGGIDMHPVSVELTYGLERICMYLQEKESVYDISWNDNVKYGHVHHQGEVEHSRYNFELADPDMLLKLFDMYEAESLRLCEAGQPWPAYDYCMKCSHTFNLLDARGAISITERTAYIGRVRNLASKVAQLYAAQREELGYPLLAR; encoded by the coding sequence ATGCATTTCCAGGATGTTGTCTTGGCCCTGCAGAAATACTGGTCCGATCGCGGCTGCGTCATCCAGCAGCCCTACGACATCGAGACCGGCGCCGGAACCTTCAATCCGGCGACCTTCCTGCGGGCCATTGGGCCGGAGCCGTGGCGGGTGGCCTACGTGGAGCCGTCGCGTCGGCCCACCGACGGTCGCTACGGCGAGAACCCCAACCGCCTTCAGCTTTTCTACCAGTTTCAGGTTCTTCTGAAGCCCTCTCCCGACAATGTTCAGGAACTGTATCTGGACAGTCTGCGCGCGCTGGGTATCGACCCCGCCGAGCACGACATCCGTTTCGTCGAAGACAACTGGGAATCCCCGACGCTTGGCGCGTGGGGCCTCGGTTGGGAAGTGTGGCTGAACGGCATGGAGATTTCGCAGTTCACCTACTTTCAGCAGGTCGGCGGCATTGACATGCATCCCGTCAGCGTCGAGCTGACCTACGGCCTTGAGCGTATCTGCATGTACCTTCAGGAGAAGGAGTCCGTGTACGACATCTCCTGGAACGACAACGTGAAATACGGCCACGTTCATCATCAGGGCGAAGTGGAGCACTCCCGCTACAACTTCGAGCTCGCCGACCCCGACATGCTGCTCAAGCTTTTCGACATGTACGAGGCCGAATCCCTGCGCCTGTGCGAGGCCGGTCAGCCGTGGCCTGCCTACGACTACTGCATGAAGTGTTCGCATACCTTCAACCTGCTCGATGCCCGCGGCGCGATCTCCATCACCGAGCGCACGGCCTACATCGGCCGCGTCCGCAATCTCGCGTCCAAGGTCGCCCAACTGTATGCCGCCCAGCGCGAGGAGTTGGGCTATCCCCTGCTCGCCAGGTAA
- the glyS gene encoding glycine--tRNA ligase subunit beta codes for MSRIVLEIGTEEIPARFFPGLHEELGALVGKALADAKVDVGEMKTFATPRRTVLIADGVAADQRREEELVTGPPRRIAYDANGEPTKAALGFAKTQGVDIADCFVLESDKGEYLAVRKMTGGASTVELLPEIFEKAVAALQFPKKMRWGSRDFGFGRPIHWFVALFDDQVIPFTVADVTSGRQTCGHRVMGAGPFEVASAAEYLDVLRDKCKVTLDAAERKAFIRAEGDRLAAEVGGRIVWNESLLDEVCGLVEHPVVILGTFDQSFLEVPREVLLSSMEGHQKSFGVEGPDGRLLPHFLPVLNLEPKDMSVVRKGWERVLRARLEDARFFWKADLSADVNDWLGKLDNVIFLGPLGSMGDKTRRLERLCGWLARNVEPSIEAQVARAGRLSKADLESDMVGEFDELQGMMGGIYADRRGEGDIVAKALYEQYLPAGPDTPVPSTLGGAILSMADKADTLAGCFGLNKVPTGANDPYALRRAALGICRIVIEHNLRIDLGAFLREAQAGYGDIAWKLSNDEAFAKMQDFFANRLRAFFQGQGYETLVVDAALGAGFNDLWALGARIDALAAFSKADDFQQAVLTFKRAANIIVKQGESGGVELTGAYDTVLLQEEHEKALAARLNGIAPTWEELWSKDDFASLFGLLRELRPDVDAFFDNVMVMCEETGLRVNRLNLLTALVSRLGRLADFSALQV; via the coding sequence ATGTCCCGAATTGTTCTTGAGATAGGAACGGAAGAAATTCCCGCACGTTTTTTCCCCGGACTCCATGAGGAGCTTGGCGCGCTCGTCGGCAAGGCGCTCGCCGATGCCAAGGTGGATGTCGGGGAGATGAAGACCTTTGCCACTCCCCGCCGCACCGTGCTCATCGCCGACGGTGTCGCCGCCGATCAGCGCCGCGAGGAGGAGCTGGTGACCGGTCCGCCGAGGCGCATCGCCTACGATGCCAATGGCGAGCCGACCAAGGCCGCACTGGGCTTCGCGAAGACGCAGGGCGTGGACATCGCGGACTGCTTTGTCCTCGAAAGCGACAAGGGCGAGTACCTTGCCGTGCGCAAGATGACCGGTGGTGCGTCCACCGTCGAACTGCTGCCCGAAATCTTCGAGAAGGCCGTGGCCGCGCTGCAGTTTCCCAAGAAGATGCGCTGGGGCTCGCGCGATTTCGGATTCGGCCGCCCCATCCACTGGTTCGTCGCGCTGTTCGATGATCAGGTGATTCCCTTCACCGTTGCCGACGTCACCTCTGGTCGCCAGACCTGTGGCCATCGCGTCATGGGTGCCGGTCCCTTCGAGGTGGCAAGCGCCGCCGAATATCTCGACGTGCTGCGCGACAAGTGCAAGGTCACGCTCGACGCCGCCGAGCGCAAGGCCTTCATCCGCGCCGAGGGCGACCGTCTGGCCGCAGAAGTCGGCGGACGCATCGTGTGGAACGAGTCTCTGCTGGACGAGGTGTGTGGTCTTGTCGAACATCCCGTGGTGATCCTCGGCACGTTCGACCAGTCCTTCCTCGAAGTGCCCCGCGAGGTGTTGCTCTCCAGCATGGAGGGACACCAGAAGAGCTTCGGCGTCGAAGGTCCGGATGGTCGGCTGCTGCCGCACTTCCTGCCCGTGCTGAACCTCGAGCCGAAGGACATGAGCGTGGTCCGCAAGGGCTGGGAGCGCGTGCTGCGTGCCCGCCTTGAGGATGCCCGCTTCTTCTGGAAGGCCGATCTCTCCGCCGACGTCAACGACTGGCTCGGCAAGCTCGACAACGTCATCTTCCTCGGTCCTCTTGGCAGCATGGGCGACAAGACCCGCCGTCTGGAGCGTCTGTGCGGATGGCTGGCCCGCAATGTCGAGCCGTCCATCGAGGCGCAGGTCGCTCGTGCCGGACGTCTGTCCAAGGCCGATCTCGAATCCGACATGGTCGGCGAGTTCGACGAGCTTCAGGGCATGATGGGCGGCATCTACGCCGACAGGCGCGGGGAGGGCGACATCGTCGCCAAGGCTCTCTACGAGCAGTACCTGCCTGCCGGTCCGGATACTCCGGTTCCGTCCACCCTTGGCGGTGCCATTCTGTCCATGGCCGACAAGGCGGATACCCTCGCGGGCTGCTTCGGCCTGAACAAGGTGCCCACCGGCGCCAACGATCCCTATGCCCTGCGCCGCGCGGCGCTTGGCATCTGCCGCATCGTCATCGAGCACAACCTGCGCATCGACCTCGGCGCGTTCCTGCGCGAGGCGCAGGCCGGCTACGGCGACATCGCATGGAAGCTCTCGAACGATGAGGCCTTCGCGAAGATGCAGGACTTCTTCGCCAACCGTCTGCGTGCGTTCTTCCAGGGGCAGGGCTACGAGACTCTGGTCGTGGACGCCGCCCTCGGTGCGGGATTCAACGACCTGTGGGCGCTTGGCGCGCGCATTGACGCGCTGGCAGCCTTCAGCAAGGCCGATGACTTCCAGCAGGCCGTGCTTACCTTCAAGCGTGCCGCCAACATCATCGTCAAGCAGGGCGAGAGTGGCGGTGTGGAACTGACCGGTGCCTACGACACCGTGCTGTTGCAGGAAGAGCACGAAAAGGCGCTTGCCGCCCGCCTGAACGGGATCGCTCCCACCTGGGAAGAGCTGTGGAGCAAGGACGATTTCGCGAGCTTGTTCGGCCTGCTGCGCGAGCTGCGGCCGGATGTTGACGCGTTCTTCGATAATGTTATGGTCATGTGCGAGGAGACCGGGTTGCGGGTCAACAGACTCAACCTGCTCACGGCTCTGGTTTCCCGACTCGGCCGACTGGCGGATTTCTCCGCCTTGCAGGTTTAG
- the rpsT gene encoding 30S ribosomal protein S20, whose protein sequence is MANHKSAIKRHRQSEKRNARNRAVKTRIRSAVKALRAAVESNDKEKAQAALTLATSVIDKAATKKVVHWRCAARKISRLSQAVNKIA, encoded by the coding sequence TTGGCTAATCACAAGTCCGCCATCAAGAGGCATCGTCAGAGCGAGAAGCGCAACGCCCGCAATCGCGCCGTCAAGACCCGTATCCGCTCCGCGGTGAAGGCCCTGCGCGCCGCAGTGGAGTCCAACGACAAGGAAAAGGCACAGGCAGCTCTTACCCTGGCCACTTCCGTGATCGATAAGGCCGCCACCAAGAAGGTCGTGCACTGGCGCTGTGCCGCCCGCAAGATCTCTCGCCTCTCTCAGGCCGTCAACAAGATCGCCTAG